The Alphaproteobacteria bacterium genome contains a region encoding:
- a CDS encoding thiolase translates to MDGLKRGAAAIVGVAESDLGQVADGMSPMDLVAQGVQRALADCGLTLKDVDGLFCAMTQARMSIVQMIEYLGIAPKFIGSSMTGGSSFEFHVAQAAAAIQAGLCSVAVIAYGSTQRSVGRKQSSAREINPYETPFNPFMPTSAYALAASRHMHEFGTTREQLAEVAVAARKWAQLNPVAWEKKDLTVADVLKSRMISYPFTVRDCCLVTDGGGAVVMTSAERAKSCKKPPAYVLGCGHGVTHASISCMPDLTVTGAKAAGEAAYKMAKLSAKDCDMVQLYDAFTINTVLFLEDLGFCPKGEGGAFVSGGNIAPGGKLPVNTNGGGLSYCHPGMYGLFILIEGVRQLRGESGARQVKKHDVAMVHGNGGVLSAQASVILGSGATV, encoded by the coding sequence ATGGACGGCTTGAAGCGCGGCGCAGCGGCGATCGTCGGCGTTGCCGAATCGGACCTCGGCCAGGTCGCCGACGGCATGAGCCCGATGGATCTTGTGGCGCAGGGCGTGCAGCGCGCGCTCGCCGATTGCGGGCTGACTCTCAAGGACGTCGATGGCCTGTTCTGCGCCATGACGCAGGCGCGCATGTCGATCGTGCAGATGATCGAGTATCTCGGCATCGCGCCGAAGTTCATCGGCTCGTCGATGACCGGCGGCTCGTCGTTCGAGTTTCATGTTGCGCAGGCCGCGGCCGCCATTCAGGCCGGCCTCTGCAGCGTGGCGGTGATCGCCTACGGCTCGACCCAGCGCAGCGTCGGGCGAAAGCAGTCGTCCGCGCGCGAGATCAATCCATATGAGACGCCGTTCAACCCGTTCATGCCGACCAGCGCGTATGCGCTCGCAGCCTCTCGCCACATGCATGAATTTGGCACCACGCGCGAGCAATTGGCTGAGGTCGCGGTCGCGGCGCGCAAGTGGGCGCAGCTCAACCCGGTCGCGTGGGAGAAGAAGGATCTCACCGTCGCGGACGTGCTGAAGTCGCGCATGATCTCGTATCCGTTCACGGTGCGGGATTGCTGCCTCGTCACCGACGGCGGCGGCGCGGTCGTGATGACCAGCGCCGAGCGCGCCAAGTCATGCAAGAAACCGCCCGCTTACGTGCTCGGCTGCGGCCATGGTGTCACGCATGCGAGCATCTCGTGCATGCCCGACCTGACGGTGACCGGCGCCAAGGCCGCGGGCGAAGCCGCCTACAAGATGGCGAAGCTTTCGGCGAAAGACTGCGACATGGTGCAGCTCTACGACGCCTTCACCATCAACACGGTGCTGTTCCTGGAAGACCTCGGCTTCTGCCCGAAGGGCGAGGGCGGGGCATTCGTCTCGGGCGGCAACATCGCGCCGGGCGGCAAGCTGCCAGTCAACACCAACGGCGGCGGGCTCTCCTACTGCCATCCCGGCATGTACGGGCTGTTCATCTTGATCGAGGGGGTTCGGCAGCTGCGCGGTGAATCCGGCGCGCGGCAGGTGAAGAAGCATGACGTCGCGATGGTGCACGGCAACGGCGGCGTGCTCTCCGCGCAGGCGAGCGTGATCCTGGGGAGCGGGGCGACGGTCTAG
- a CDS encoding fumarylacetoacetate hydrolase family protein, translated as MKWCRYSVGGETSFGTIQDDTVIKVDGTPWGEHKVTGEIVPLASVKLELPVVPSTFFCVGVNYRDHVERMAAKRGTKPSYPPRPDIGYRANNALIAHEENIVKPRDAGEQFQYEGELVAVFGKRCRNVSKEEALNCVFGWTIGNDVSERTWQANDRTLWRAKNCDTFKPMGPWIVTDADLDAMVTTIRINGRVTETFKTNNMIFDAPTYISEVSKYCTIEPGDVMWMGTDGVPENMTAGDVCEIEISGIGVLRNKIVAE; from the coding sequence ATGAAATGGTGCCGGTATTCGGTCGGCGGCGAGACGTCGTTTGGGACGATTCAGGATGATACCGTGATCAAGGTCGACGGCACGCCATGGGGCGAGCACAAGGTGACCGGAGAGATCGTGCCGCTTGCGAGCGTGAAGCTCGAGCTTCCCGTGGTCCCCAGCACCTTCTTCTGCGTCGGCGTGAACTACCGCGACCACGTCGAGCGGATGGCGGCAAAGCGCGGCACCAAGCCGTCCTATCCGCCGCGGCCGGACATCGGCTATCGCGCCAACAATGCGCTGATCGCGCACGAGGAGAATATCGTGAAGCCGCGCGACGCCGGCGAGCAGTTCCAGTACGAGGGCGAGCTGGTCGCGGTGTTCGGCAAGCGCTGCCGCAATGTGTCGAAGGAGGAGGCGCTCAATTGCGTGTTCGGCTGGACCATCGGCAACGATGTCAGCGAGCGCACCTGGCAGGCGAACGACCGTACGCTGTGGCGCGCCAAGAACTGCGACACGTTCAAGCCGATGGGGCCGTGGATCGTCACCGACGCGGATCTCGACGCCATGGTGACCACGATCCGCATCAACGGGCGGGTCACCGAGACGTTCAAGACCAACAACATGATCTTCGATGCGCCGACCTACATTTCCGAGGTGAGCAAGTACTGCACCATCGAGCCGGGCGACGTGATGTGGATGGGCACCGACGGCGTGCCGGAGAACATGACGGCCGGCGACGTGTGCGAGATCGAGATTTCGGGAATTGGGGTGCTGCGCAACAAAATCGTAGCCGAATAA
- a CDS encoding OB-fold domain-containing protein: protein MPNDATSPYATYLSHLEKGELAYQFSPAANRAVFFPRVLCPYTGSDKLEWRVSKGRGTVYATTVVHPAEGQPFNVALIDCDEGFRLMSRVEDVAPDAVKMGMRVKFRVHKPGGENDPIPVFTPEAA, encoded by the coding sequence ATGCCAAACGACGCCACGTCGCCCTACGCGACCTACCTGTCGCACCTCGAAAAGGGCGAGCTCGCCTATCAGTTCAGTCCTGCGGCCAATCGCGCGGTGTTTTTTCCGCGCGTGCTCTGCCCCTACACCGGATCGGACAAGCTCGAATGGCGCGTCAGCAAGGGCCGCGGCACGGTGTATGCGACCACGGTGGTGCACCCCGCGGAGGGGCAACCATTCAACGTCGCGCTGATCGACTGCGACGAAGGCTTCCGGCTGATGAGCCGCGTCGAAGACGTTGCGCCCGACGCCGTGAAGATGGGCATGCGGGTGAAATTCCGCGTGCACAAGCCCGGCGGCGAAAACGATCCGATCCCCGTGTTCACCCCGGAGGCTGCGTGA
- a CDS encoding (2Fe-2S)-binding protein, with product MPRLSADARHNVRLEINGRAHEAEAEPRMLLTDFLRHRLGLTGTHVGCEHGVCGACTVQIDGAPARACLTLAVQADGASIRTVEGLAPEPGRLSVLQEAFRRHHALQCGFCTAGILMSLDWYLREKPDPSEAELREFLSGHICRCTGYVPIVAAALDAARRLRETGESK from the coding sequence ATGCCGCGCCTGAGCGCCGACGCGCGTCACAACGTTCGGCTTGAAATCAACGGCCGCGCGCATGAAGCCGAGGCCGAGCCGCGCATGCTGCTCACGGACTTCCTGCGCCACAGGCTCGGTCTCACCGGTACGCATGTCGGCTGCGAGCACGGCGTCTGCGGCGCCTGCACGGTCCAGATCGACGGCGCGCCGGCGCGCGCCTGCCTCACCCTTGCCGTGCAGGCCGATGGCGCGAGCATCCGCACGGTGGAAGGGTTGGCGCCGGAGCCCGGCCGCCTCTCGGTGTTGCAAGAAGCCTTCCGACGCCATCACGCGCTGCAATGCGGCTTCTGCACCGCCGGCATCCTGATGTCGCTCGACTGGTATTTGCGTGAGAAGCCTGATCCATCCGAGGCGGAGCTGCGCGAATTTCTGAGTGGCCATATCTGCCGCTGCACCGGCTATGTGCCGATCGTGGCGGCGGCGCTCGATGCGGCTCGGCGCCTGCGCGAAACAGGAGAAAGCAAATGA
- a CDS encoding FAD binding domain-containing protein, protein MKPAPFDYVRAGSLAETHDVLASEGGEAAVLAGGQSLVPLLSMRMARPKVLVDIMHVDELASLRVDGDAIYVGARLRQAELLGWPELAKHQPLLAHALPWVGHWQTRARGTVCGSVALADPSAELPLVLAALGGHVILSSRGAHRRVPADEFFQGIMSTARNDDELIEAVSFPCRRNGEGYAFREFARRHGDFAIVACAAIATEKSVRLAVGGVADRPVVRDFPEVSDEALGDFAAGLEARDDLHATASYRRMLVCKLGAETIAEAQACRA, encoded by the coding sequence ATGAAGCCGGCGCCGTTCGACTACGTGCGTGCCGGGTCGCTGGCGGAGACACATGATGTGCTCGCCTCCGAGGGAGGCGAGGCGGCGGTGCTCGCGGGCGGGCAATCGCTGGTGCCGCTGCTCTCGATGCGCATGGCGCGGCCGAAGGTGCTGGTCGACATCATGCATGTCGACGAACTTGCTAGCCTCCGTGTTGACGGCGACGCGATCTACGTCGGCGCCCGGCTGCGGCAGGCCGAGTTGCTTGGGTGGCCCGAGCTTGCCAAGCATCAGCCGCTGCTCGCGCACGCCTTGCCGTGGGTCGGACACTGGCAAACGCGCGCGCGTGGCACGGTGTGCGGGTCGGTCGCCCTTGCGGACCCGAGCGCCGAACTGCCCCTTGTCCTCGCGGCGCTTGGTGGTCATGTGATTCTATCGTCGAGGGGCGCGCATCGTCGTGTGCCGGCGGATGAATTCTTCCAGGGCATCATGTCGACCGCGCGCAACGACGACGAATTGATCGAAGCGGTGTCATTCCCGTGCCGGCGCAATGGCGAGGGTTACGCGTTCCGCGAGTTCGCGCGGCGGCATGGTGATTTCGCTATCGTGGCCTGCGCGGCGATTGCGACAGAGAAGAGCGTGCGGCTCGCGGTGGGCGGCGTGGCGGATCGGCCCGTGGTGCGCGATTTTCCGGAGGTTAGCGACGAGGCTTTGGGCGATTTCGCCGCAGGCCTCGAGGCGCGCGACGACCTGCACGCGACGGCAAGCTATCGCCGGATGCTCGTTTGCAAGCTCGGTGCCGAAACCATCGCGGAGGCGCAAGCATGCCGCGCCTGA
- a CDS encoding alpha/beta hydrolase, with amino-acid sequence MAGQALAQERTRSLVTYGNVTIDLIAEGRGPLIVLLPSRGRDSEDYDEVAAGLAKEGFRVLRPQPRGMHASQGPLKDITLHDLARDVATVIDRENAGPAVIVGHAYGNWVARMTAVDHPKLVRGVVLAAAAAKKFPPRLSQLVSKSADESVPEAERLAAMQEIFFASGNDPRIWLKGWWKEASEAQRVAAANVKQSDWWAAGNVPLFDLQAGNDPFMPEASRNDLKNEFPDRVALAVIPNSSHALLPEQPAAVVKAIAEWVRKLP; translated from the coding sequence ATGGCCGGCCAGGCACTGGCGCAGGAGCGCACGCGCAGTCTCGTCACCTACGGCAACGTGACGATCGATCTTATTGCCGAGGGGCGCGGCCCGCTGATCGTGCTGTTGCCCTCGCGCGGACGCGATTCTGAGGACTACGACGAGGTCGCGGCAGGTTTGGCGAAAGAAGGCTTCCGCGTGCTGCGCCCGCAGCCGCGCGGCATGCACGCGAGCCAGGGACCGCTCAAGGATATCACGCTGCACGATCTCGCCCGCGATGTCGCGACCGTCATCGACCGCGAGAACGCAGGCCCCGCGGTGATCGTCGGGCATGCCTATGGCAACTGGGTCGCGCGCATGACGGCGGTCGACCACCCGAAGCTGGTGCGAGGCGTTGTGCTCGCCGCGGCAGCGGCGAAGAAGTTTCCGCCGCGGCTCTCGCAACTCGTCTCGAAGAGCGCGGACGAGTCCGTACCCGAGGCCGAGCGGCTTGCCGCCATGCAGGAGATTTTCTTCGCGAGCGGCAACGATCCGCGCATCTGGCTGAAGGGCTGGTGGAAAGAGGCGAGCGAGGCGCAGCGCGTCGCTGCCGCCAATGTAAAACAATCCGACTGGTGGGCGGCAGGCAATGTGCCGCTGTTCGACCTGCAGGCCGGCAACGATCCCTTCATGCCCGAGGCTTCGCGCAACGACCTGAAGAACGAATTCCCCGATCGCGTCGCGCTCGCGGTGATCCCGAACTCCAGCCACGCGTTGCTGCCTGAGCAGCCGGCCGCGGTCGTGAAGGCGATTGCGGAGTGGGTGCGGAAATTGCCGTGA
- a CDS encoding alpha/beta hydrolase, with protein MNFTEANGVSLRYAVEGAGKPVVLIHEMGGSMESWGLVAPILAAHRRVVRYDTRGAGFSEKIRGPLTIDTMTDDLIALLDALGIKEKIALGGTAVGGAIALHTAFRFPDRIAAVAVTSPATFMPPENRAVTLARVDDFERNGVRVAFETTANNGYAEELRGDRARFSAWRARWLGNDPASFAAVYRMLSNTDLTPELPSIRCPVLVIGGEFDRGRPPYRVEPIAKAIPGAKFKVLRTGHYAGWQTPELVATEIGAFLDAAGA; from the coding sequence ATGAACTTCACCGAGGCAAACGGCGTCTCGCTGCGCTACGCCGTCGAGGGTGCCGGCAAACCCGTTGTGCTGATCCACGAGATGGGCGGCAGCATGGAGAGCTGGGGGCTCGTTGCGCCGATCCTCGCGGCCCACCGGCGGGTCGTGCGTTACGACACGCGCGGCGCGGGATTCTCGGAAAAAATCCGCGGGCCGCTGACCATCGACACGATGACGGACGATCTGATCGCCCTGCTCGATGCGCTCGGCATCAAGGAGAAGATCGCGCTCGGCGGCACCGCCGTCGGCGGCGCGATCGCGTTGCACACGGCCTTTCGTTTTCCCGATCGCATCGCCGCGGTTGCCGTCACCAGTCCTGCGACCTTCATGCCACCCGAGAACCGCGCCGTAACGCTAGCACGCGTCGACGATTTCGAGCGCAACGGCGTGCGCGTCGCCTTCGAGACGACGGCCAACAACGGTTATGCGGAGGAACTGCGCGGCGACCGGGCGCGCTTTTCGGCCTGGCGCGCGCGCTGGCTCGGCAACGATCCGGCGAGCTTTGCGGCGGTCTACCGCATGCTTTCCAACACCGACCTTACGCCCGAGCTGCCGTCCATCAGATGCCCGGTGCTGGTGATCGGCGGCGAGTTCGATCGTGGCCGCCCTCCCTACCGCGTCGAGCCGATCGCAAAGGCGATTCCAGGCGCAAAGTTCAAGGTGCTGCGCACCGGCCACTACGCCGGCTGGCAGACGCCGGAGTTGGTCGCGACGGAGATCGGCGCGTTTCTGGACGCGGCGGGCGCCTAG